The sequence GTGGCCGTGTTCACGGCGGGTGCGGCCGGGGCGGCCGCCGCGAGGGCGACGGCCACTGATTCCGCCGTCCTGCGGCCTATCCCGGGAACCTCGCAGATCTCGTCGATTGTCGCCTGCCTGAGCTTCTTCACGGAGCCGAAATGCTTGATCAGAGCCTGTTTGCGGGTGTCCCCGAGACCGGCGACGTCGTCCAGGGGGCTGGAGCGGATGCGCTTGGCCCGCTTGGCGCGCTGGTAGGTGATGGCGAAGCGGTGGGCCTCGTCGCGGATGCGCTGGAGGAGGTACAGCCCCTCGCTGGAGCGGGGCAGGACCACCGGGTCGTCGTCATCGGGCAGCCAGACCTCTTCGAGGCGCTTGGCGAGGCCGCAGACGGCGATGTCGTCGATGCCCAGCTCGTCCAGGGCCCGCTTGGCGGCGGCGACCTGCGGCTGCCCGCCGTCGACCACGAGGAGCTGCGGCGGGTACGCGAAGCGCTTGGGCCGGCCGTCGTCCTCGCGGGCCCCCTCGGCGGCCGGCTCGGCGGACGCCGGTACGGGGCCGGTGGGCGCCGGGCCCGTGGGGGCCGGGGTCTCCTCCCACTCCCCCGTGCGTTCCTTCTCCTGGAGGTAGCGGCGGAAGCGGCGGCTGATCACCTCGTGCATCGAACGGACGTCGTCCTGGCCCTCGAAGCCCTTGATCTGGAAGCGGCGGTACTCCCCCTTGCGGGCGAGCCCGTCCTCGAAGACGACCATGGACGCAACGACGTCGTCGCCCTGGAGGTGGGAGATGTCGAAGCACTCGATGCGCAGCGGGGCGGTGTCCAGGCCCAGGGCTCCGGCGATCTCCTCCAGGGCCCGGGAGCGGGTGGTGAGGTCGGAGGCGCGCTTGGTCTTGTGCAGCCCGAGGGCCTGCTGGGCGTTGCGCTGGACCGTGACCATCAGGTCCTTCTTGTCGCCGCGCTGCGGGATGCGCAGGCTGACCTGGGAGCCGCGCCGGTCCGCGAGCCACTGGGAGACGGCCGCGGGGTCCTCGGGGAGGGCCGGGACGAGGACCTCCTTGGGGACGGCGTCGCCGCTCTCCTCGCCGTACAGCTGCTGGAGGGCGTGCTCCACGAGGCCGGAGGTGTCGACGTTCTCCACCTTGTCGGTGACCCAGCCGCGCTGGCCGCGCACCCGGCCGCCGCGTACGTGGAAGATCTGGACGGCCGCCTCCAGCTCGTCCTCGGCGACCGCGATGAGGTCGGCGTCGGTGGCGTCGGCGAGGACGACGGCGCTCTTCTCCATGGCGCGCCTGAGCGCCTCGACGTCGTCACGCAGGCGCGCGGCCCGCTCGTACTCCATCTCCTCGGCCGCCGCCATCATGTCCTTCTCCAGGCGGCGGATGTACGTGCCGGTGCGGCCGGCCATGAAGTCGCAGAAGTCGTCGGCCAGTTCGCGGTGCTCCTCGGGGGTGACGCGGCCGACGCAGGGGGCCGAGCACTTGCCGATGTAGCCGAGGAGGCAGGGGCGGCCGGTGCGCGCGGCGTTCTTGAAGACGCCGGCGGAGCACGTACGGACGGGGAAGACCCGCAGCATCAGGTCGACGGTCTCGCGGATCGCCCAGGCGTGCCCGTACGGGCCGAAGTAGCGCACGCCCTTCTTCTTGGCGCCGCGCATCACCTGGACCCGGGGGAACTCCTCGTTCAGCGTGACCGCGAGGTAGGGGTAGCTCTTGTCGTCACGGTACTTGACGTTGAACCGGGGGTCGAACTCCTTGATCCAGGAGTATTCGAGCTGGAGCGCCTCGACCTCGGTGGAGACGACGGTCCACTCCACGGAGGCGGCCGTGGTCACCATCGTGCGCGTGCGCGGGTGGAGGCCGGAGAGGTCCTGGAAGTAGCTGGCCAGGCGCTGGCGCAGGCTCTTGGCCTTCCCGACGTAGATCACCCGGCGGTGTTCGTCGCGGAATTTGTAGACCCCCGGGGAGTCGGGGATCTGTCCCGGCTTGGGGCGGTAGCTGGAGGGGTCTGCCATGTCTCCCACCCTACTTGCGGGCAGTGACAGTGCGGGGTGCCCGGATGTCGCCGCGCCCCGGGACAGGGGTGGGGTCACCTGTCCCGGAGCGCGGGGTCATGGGGTGCGCGTCATCCGGTCCTGCGCCGGCCGCGCAGCCGCAGGGCGGTGACGCCGCAGAGGGCGAGGACGGCGACGGCTCCCCCGGCGGCCGCGGTGGAGCCCGCGGTCAGGGCCGTGTCCCTGCCGCTGCCCGCGGCGATGGCGGGCCCGGACGGCTTCGCCGGGGCGGATTTCGCCTCGGCGGGCCCGTAGCCGCCGGCCTCGCCCTTGCGGGCGTAGGCGGAGCCGGGGAGCTTGTCGGCGTAGGCGGCCCGCACCCGGGTGCGGTAGGCGGAGACGGTCGTCCCCTCCTTGCCGACCGCCCGGACGGCGTCCTGGTCGAGCGGGAGTACCTTGCTCCCCTTCTGGACGTACCAGGCGTCGATCTGAGGCTCGTGGAAGACGATGCCGCCGGGCAGCTTGCGGGCGCCCGCCGCGGCGTACCGGGCCTCGTCGTCCCCGGTGGCGATGTTCACCACCTGGTAGCCGCCGTCCCTGCCCGGCTCGGGCAGCGTCCACAGCGACGCCTTCTGTCCGTCCGACGAGACGGCGGTGCTGGCCAGGTAGTCCAGGGAGGCGATGGGTGCCCCGGGTTCCCCCGCGACGAAGCCGGCGGACAGGGTGCGTACGGGCACGGCGGCGCCCTGGATGCGGGGTGCGGCCGCCGTCTCGCTGACGGCGCCCTCCCGGGCGAAGAACCGGGACAGGGTGTCCAGGGTGGTGGCGTCGGTGGCCGCGTCGTGGGCGGCGGCCAGGGCGGCGGGGGTGGTGGAGGGTCCGGTGGCGGCGG comes from Streptomyces sp. Mut1 and encodes:
- the uvrC gene encoding excinuclease ABC subunit UvrC — translated: MADPSSYRPKPGQIPDSPGVYKFRDEHRRVIYVGKAKSLRQRLASYFQDLSGLHPRTRTMVTTAASVEWTVVSTEVEALQLEYSWIKEFDPRFNVKYRDDKSYPYLAVTLNEEFPRVQVMRGAKKKGVRYFGPYGHAWAIRETVDLMLRVFPVRTCSAGVFKNAARTGRPCLLGYIGKCSAPCVGRVTPEEHRELADDFCDFMAGRTGTYIRRLEKDMMAAAEEMEYERAARLRDDVEALRRAMEKSAVVLADATDADLIAVAEDELEAAVQIFHVRGGRVRGQRGWVTDKVENVDTSGLVEHALQQLYGEESGDAVPKEVLVPALPEDPAAVSQWLADRRGSQVSLRIPQRGDKKDLMVTVQRNAQQALGLHKTKRASDLTTRSRALEEIAGALGLDTAPLRIECFDISHLQGDDVVASMVVFEDGLARKGEYRRFQIKGFEGQDDVRSMHEVISRRFRRYLQEKERTGEWEETPAPTGPAPTGPVPASAEPAAEGAREDDGRPKRFAYPPQLLVVDGGQPQVAAAKRALDELGIDDIAVCGLAKRLEEVWLPDDDDPVVLPRSSEGLYLLQRIRDEAHRFAITYQRAKRAKRIRSSPLDDVAGLGDTRKQALIKHFGSVKKLRQATIDEICEVPGIGRRTAESVAVALAAAAPAAPAVNTATGEIMEEDDGGSTT